In Nicotiana tabacum cultivar K326 chromosome 10, ASM71507v2, whole genome shotgun sequence, the DNA window CTTCTTCTTTGTCTTCGTAGAAAGTGTAGGCCTTGAGATTTCCATCTATTTCTAGCCGAAGGTATGTTAAAGTTGTGTTGATTTTAGTGAACGCCATAACATGGGAATTTCTTGTTGTTGATTTAGCCAATCTGTAGTCCAACTTCACCCTTTGATTTCCGCTGTTCAATTTTATTGATTCCAAAGtgctatttttgaaatcaaaccaaGCTAATTCCACGGCAAGCTTGGTTCTGTTATAGATACCGAATATTTTCGGTTTCACTTCCAAGCTGTAAGGCCCGTTTACGTTCTTTTTCATGGAGGCCCGGCTCACAAGCTTATTCGGGCCTGACAAGCGGAGAGATTGGCCCACTAAAAGAGTGTCGGTGGGATggtcgaaactctgccaaatgAATTTTCCCTTTGAGTTATGAAGGACAAAGTTACCATTTGGTAACAACTTGAAACCAGTGACGCCTTTTTTAGCTGTGTTTGTTTGCCAAGCAATTCGACCATTAGCTTCTGCCAAGACAAGATTTCCATCTGTTCCTAAAGAAAAAGTGGCATTTTCCTTGACAGGATTTCCCCTATTAGCTTCCCATACCCAACGCATTAGAGATTCGGAACGGACAGTACCCATGCGCAAAGCTAGTGTCCATGCATTAGGGGTAGTGTTGTAAAAACAGAACTGGAATGGATTAGTGAAAATTCCAGAGAAAACACGATAATCTGCTTGGTATTCGACAACAAAAGGTCCTAATTCACCTTCATTGACGAATTTGAAGGTGTTTTCAACTGGGACTTgggcaattgaagaaaatatttggcagaaaagaaagagagaggcaACAAGTGTAGTAGGCAATGAAGGAGACatgtttaatttcttcttttagcTGTTTGATGATATGATCCTTAGTTTCTTGCTATCCGTATTTATAGATGGATGGCGATGGATAATTAATTAGTTATTATGAATAGTACTGTTCATCCGTATCTTTTAAATTTTTGCATTGACAAGATTATAATGCACAAGTTGGCGCAAATGTAGTCAATTCAAAACCGGTCAATGTTGAGGTGCTGTCTGCATATGGTGTACAGGAGCATAAGTATGAGTTTACCTTGTGCGTGGATATATGCCTTAAAACACTGTCCATTTTAAATTCGAAGACGAAAGAAATGTGGAAGTGTTGTCAGAGACTGAGTCACGGAGGAGTTCGGGTTTTTATACCGACCTATATTAATTCATCACAGATAAGTGATAAATAAGATAAGAATAAGTATTAAATTAACTACTATTAATTGATAGCCATGCTTATAAAGACTTATGTGATGTATATATTAGGTTGATATAAATATTCGATGAATGTAAGTATTTACTTAACCAAGAGTATGCATTTGTTGTCTCAAATTCGACATAtgtagagaattaaaaataatttaaaatatgttGATTTTGAACATGACGACAATAACGGATTGTTTTGGCTGTGTCAAAGAGATTTTATCTCCACATAAGTCCAACGCATTATTAATATGATGTTTAGCTTctagtttttattttttcatatatcATTAGGATTGTCGTGATTTTtattttacgcgacaatcactctaaaagaaataaaaataataacaaatggtcttgctgtacaatttttggatttttacgtggcattttgttagttatttgtgatttcgtctatttttattttttatcaaacaaaatacaaaaaaaatgtgtgtCGTGTGTATTTGAaccgtaattgattttaaaaggaaaatcgtaaaatatatgtgtcttttattctattttttgttgtcatttaatgattttatttttaattaaatgtcaatgtgagtgataattgttgttttgagtatttattaatattggtatgattttttttttaattattaggaatttttatttaattataagaaggaaaacattagatttgggccaagattttaaataaaatcaggcccaaaccaatgCAAATGACCCAGTCCAACCAGGCCTTCTGCAAGAcgccccaaacgacgccgtataggcATCATCTCTTCGAGCCGTTGATTGGTTCAaaggaacggcccagatcaggccaatcctttacccaaacgacgccgtataaggcCGTCTAATCTCAGTCGTTCAAACCAGGCTGATCTAACAGCCCTCGTCCCATCTCCTTTACCCGTTATCAGACCCGACCCAATGAAACCCGGTCTGATCCACCCCAGTATGAAagcaaacgacaccgtttctttTAATGGAAAGATCACAGCCGTTGATCAATGGCAATCCAACGGCCAAGACACAACCATCCACCCCGTATAAAAGGCCTCATATCACACCCTGCCCCTTATCCAAACCCCCCTGCCTTAGTCGTCCCTTCCACAGACCCAAACCCacagaaccctagccgcccccttttccttcaccattaatcccggcggcatggacgccggtgacccccatcttaacaccatagatgcacctcaccatcctgaacccaaatccaccaaccacttagctcgaatcccctcccaccttctcgaatcttcatttgaagattcgagtcggacctcGACTTACATCGATTTACCCTAGCTTCACACCAGACAATctccggacctccctcgtgaccaaaccatgcttggtttggtccgaatctaaccgtggaaacccaaatcccaaatctgccatctaggaaccctagaaaccccgggcctggtctgtgtccgtttgagccaaatgattagggtctaatggaccttaatcgaagtgttctcagttgagaacacttcgattaaagtacgttcaaccccaagaagggtCTATTCAAACACGAGCTaaggttttctgatttttaagcctttaggtaatttttatttttctttatcagTTTATTTTGTCTGCTACAATTGATTGTCTGTTCGtatgttttgtttaatttatgttattgAATTTTTGTCAACTGTTGTTATCCACCTTACCCGGACCTCTGTATTTGCCAAGTTCTTTCCATTTACTGATCATGTATATGTGTGTAAGCTTTACAATCAATTGAATTTAAATTCGATTGATTAATCAATTCTCCAGTACAATTTTTGCTTAGTCAGTGCAATTTGAATCGCATGTTTGATACTGTTAGATTTCTGATCATGGTCTttgattgtatatgttataattagtatagtcgattcgatacgtgtcgtcgaatagtttcggctgtttgaatgataacaatttgatatgttcttgctgaacattgtttgaatcaaaattgaggatcgagtatagctacttatagttgttaatttgaatcagaaaccTAAGGATTTGGTTTGTAGTTGCAGtctgaattggtggcatgtgcacttgtgcacaacatgtgcataaaggcccttttagAGTTTAAAATAACTTGACAGCATATGCTCCAAGACAGACCAAGACAGACCAAGTCTCTCCATTCTCTTCATTCTTCTTCATTCTCTTTCATATTCCAGAGAATATGTCCTTCTTTGCACTTAGCTATTAGCTTGACCTATCTCAAATTGCACTTACACAAACTTTGGTTGTTTCTAAGTctaatttaaactaagattgcaagaTGAATAATTGAAACTAGGaaatattttttgttgtttttcaaatgatataaaaggcctagggctatgaactccacctaggtgtttgcctaatgggatgcaaaatttaaagcttgttttgttggtcgaggtgtattatagctatcagcactcaagtacccactcaataccactggtaagagagtgattttgcccaattcagctttctcaagtccaaataggtattGAAAAAAATGGTTGATAAACatctcaagtcgggttttactatctctaggttcaaccatTTAATTaagactatcaatctcttgatttaccctactttcttgttagccaagttttcctagactaagtctctttttctcaagtagagaccaagtcaaataggcattaACTAATGTtttcaaccattaattctacaattaaaaataagaaaaaggctAAATAATTaacactcaaccataaacaagcaataaatcaaacacccattaagtttacactctagggttaggtcacaaccctagtgaaaatctagccaCTCATGCTTAAaacagaagaaatagaagaagaaatgatagtTAAACCCATATTCATAATTAAAATGAAATCTATGTTCACAAATctcaaaatggcaaaaactactaaagagataaaaaaaaatgtCATTTTGGTTGCTggtattcaaaacttgacctaaaaaaataaaactcttctattgtatacaaagctggaattttcggacaaaaatgcccttttagAGGATCTCCGGCCGCATAATTttatgtgcggtctgcacattgCTTCAACTTCACACGATTTGAATCTTGCGGCTACACAATTCTGAACCGCGGCCACATCTCTCATTTTCTGTGATTCGCACATTTCCGGGTACGACCGCACAAGGCTCTTCTGCGGATCGCACAAATGCAATTGCGGCCGCATAGCTGATCTTCTGCGACCTCACAATAATTATTCAGTCTACACttcatttaagcttgaaatgaGAACTCTCTGAACTTCTGTTCTTGCTtaacttctgcggccgcacatttcatgTGCGGACTGCACTTCTCACAGTCCTCTTATATGAATGACTTCACAATCGACGaccgcagatgatattctgcggtccgcactttgagcttCTGTGTCTCTTTTTGTCCTTCAGTTCAGATCACTCCTTTTGAGTTGGATATCatcttagtggctcattttcCGATACTCCTACAATTatgcatattttatcagtttttggaaaacaattaaacgcttttggacGAAAACGAGAGTTAAAAGGCGCTAGTAAGTAGTCAAAATGCCCAATTATTAGCATGGCTCAAATATATAACACAAACTATTACAAACACGAGAGATAttcatagcttaaagcttaacagtcaattctaggctTATAAGAGCTCGACCACAACCCGAACATGAATAAATGACCTCGGTGCCCTGACATGGGTTCATCCCCATGCATGTGGGCACCCAATAGCTCATATCTATCATAACAATTCAGCAACTAGTGTGTCCGCTAAATttaaataagatacttacctcaagtaaATCAAATCAATCTGCTAACAGGCCATTTCCCACATGTATTGGCCTCCGGAAGGATCGACTCTAGCCAAATATAATGTAATACTATCAACAAAACCTATAATAATTGATTCCAAATAACAACGCTACGATATTCAACTAAGGTCAAAaagaactcaaaaagtcaaccacaaTCCTACATCTCAAAATTttacaaaattaacaaaatccgaacaaccattcaacaacgagtccaaccatacaaaaattactaaatttcgacaCCAAATCGTCTCTCAAACCTCCAATTTTTACTCTCCAATACATGGatcaaaaatccctaattttcacctcaaaacaccaaatctatGAGGGAAATTCAATAGGTATTCAatataattagataaaaatattaaaagtgaCTTACCTtcagaaatcttgcaaaacccctCCAAAAATCATTTTAATCTGAGCTCCCAaagtacaaaaatgaaaaaaaaactcgAAACCCTTCGAATATATGTACTACCAGTAGTGGTGTTCATAAAAAACCCAAAGAACTGAACCAAACCTGTAaggacccgataggtcattttgagctccAGTGCGTCATTCGGTAGTTTGAGTctatgagtagcttcacttcaggaaTTATGACTTACACGCGTGGTCTGAATTGAATTTCAGAAAGttcggagttaatttggaaaaacaattctcatttcggaagttttaagttaaaagaattgactaaggtttgcttttttgagtaaacgatcttagaatcgggatttgaaggttccagcaggttcgtataatgattttggacttggtcgtatgtcatgatcgggttttagatgacccaggagcgtttcagtgcctattgtggaagtggcattttggaagaatttcataaatttgggttgcagtgtatttcaatgttatcgatgtccgtttaggacttcgagtctaggaatagctctatatggtgattatggtattgggggcgcgtccgaaagtggattggaggtccgtaggtcatttcggcgtcattttggtgaaagttagaaatttgaaggtttttgagaagtttgaccggaagtggacttttgatatccgggtcggattccgattctagaagttcgagtaggtccatatgtcgaatgtgacttgtgtgcaaactttgaagtcaatcggacgtgatttgataggtttcggctttgaatgtagaagtttgaagttctaagttcattaagctttaattggggtatgattcatgatttcgatgttggttaatatgatttgaggcctcgagaaacTTCATGTCATGTTTTGGGACACGTTGGTGtgattggtcggggtcccggaggcctcggatgtgtttcagatcattttgggctactttggatgctgGTGTACTGATGTCTAGTgttgttcttcacgttcacgaggatcatctcgcgttcgcgaagaaggatttagcTTCTGGGATTttgctcttcacgttcgcgaagaaggaaatctctgttgcacgggtctgacttcggaggctcatatctcgcaatctacaaggaatttagagatgatccaaaaataaaattgtaCCCCATTGCGCCTAATTTTCGGAAAAGTAAACCATTTCAAATTTGAAtttgtgtacaaaaggttatggctAGTGCACAAGAGGCTATccgagaagatgaagaagaaatttgtgttgcacagggctgactttggcagcttatatctcgaaatctataggGAATTGAAAGAtgaccaaaacatgaaagttgtagatattGTCATTTAGAGTTTTGAACAAAAAGTTATGAACATTATACTAGAGCTTATCTtagaaaagtttgaaaatggcttttgagaattttgttcatcgcgaatgcgatgggaggctcgcaaacgcgaagaagggttGCCTAgcagtgtataagtttgcaaaaacgggtttggctcatttcatctcatttcctccataagAGATGACCTAGGagtgattttggagctccatcttcatcatctatgtcaaggtaagtatttcccacctattgcaagttaaatacttggattatatgtagattttaacatggaaattcatggaaaattaGTGGAAATTGaggttttggtagaaaatctaaaaattagtatttttggattttgaccacgaatttgggcatggaattgagaataaattatatattcgagtTTGTGATGTTATgcgtaatgtttatcttcaaaaattttcagaatctgggcacgtgggcccgagggttgattttatcaacttttcgcaGAGTTCgaaattattgtaaattggattataataagtattggagtatatatttatggatttgcacatttattgactagttttggagcattgggcatcggtttgagttgttggaaaggcttgggagccggctatggaacttcggagcgatgtaagtctcctttctaaccttgtaagagggaattaatcccataggtgaactaaattattatgtgcttctatttgttggggctacgtacgcatgaggtaacgagagtccgtacgtagctactagctatgcctaagtccgggtagttttagggttacatcatgccttgttgatattgttgttgatttatatttattgtttaccTATAGAAGAAGCGAGATTGAGTTAGCTTATttgttttgaaaggagttgaaattgagtaAAAATTGGGTacttaaaagttttcatttgaacttcatATTTTGATACGAATTGAGGAAtactataataacttaagaaatctatgtgtaaccgcgtcgcaagtatgatccgcgagcggggtaattccttaaatttatatttgatcgcgtcgcaagtatgatccgcgagcggggtaattcttTAAATTAATATTTGATCACGTCGCatatatgattcgcgagcggggtaattatATGCATCTATGCTTCGCGTTGTTCGACCCTATGCAgtacacagtttaaatattatgttggattgggacgtacgaccttggcatgatTTGCGTATGACTTGATTGATTGTTTTGGAAATTTTGATAATTGATGTGGCTTGATCGGCcagagatataaattgttaaaagatgaaaataaatttggaaatctactattaacaaaagaattgtttacctgcttcatgttattgagtttacagtcgccttataaaattcataatttatcatattatcggtatattattgttggccatagcaagtgttgaagtcgacctctcatcactacttctttgagattagactggatatctactgggtacgcgttgttttcgtactcatactacacttgctgtcaTTTTGTTGTACATACACATGTAAGTCTAGTGGCATTGGGGGCATAGAGGCATGGTTGAtatggggacttaggtgagttgcatcttATGAGACGATCCACAGCCAGCAGAttctccttcagagtacttgtattttcttttttgtccAACTTTATATTccagacagttattgtattttaatttacttcctagtaaatgctcatgcacttgtgacaccggatattgggatgattatgggattattcagtattgaaatttactaaaaatattattatttaatctgtaaagttcatcttttactagttaaattgaaggaaattacgatttcaaaaatactaaaatgagaacAAATTAACtatttggtgttggcttgcctgacagtggtgtccggcgccatcacgacctttagttgattttgggtcatgacaaaacaGAACAAATAATCCGATACATTTTacgtttggtttggttttggttttgaaatttaaaaaccgatcaaatttagtttggttttggttttaacaAAAAACAATAGCTGAAAAAATCGAATCAAACCGACtatagaagtagctatttaaattaattattacaatatatatatatatatatatatatatatatatatatatatatatatatctctatATATTTtgtggtacatattagtcatttgtatttttttagtacagttctttgttattataataatctaattctttgcttTTACATTCAAGTTTGATtgatattttttctttctctaaGCGTCACGaacccaaaaccaacccggtcatgatggtgcctattatggaactaggtcagccgacacattCCCAAAATGGTTCAACATTTTATTAAAACTTAAATAGCAACCTTTTCCAACTGAAATTTTCATAAAAGATAtaaagtcaaaaatcaaaatgcagaaataaaaggGCTCGACCtcaggtgtcactaagtcatgagtaATACTACATCAAAACATAACAAGACCAAAAATAGTCTGAAAGTAGCTGAAGTATACTAGAaggaagataaagaagaagaaaggtggGACTGCGATCGCGAGGCAGCTACCTCACTATCTCCGGTGATAATCCGCGACTGGAATAGTCAACAGCCACTATCGTGACCTAAGATACATGGATCTATACATAAGGTGCAgggggtaatgtgagtacaccaattcaataagtaacaagtccaaactatggattgataggtagtgacgaactaaaACCTCAGCAATTATAACAAAATTAAATTGTACAGTAACGTAGGCATGCTGgcaattcaattattaaactcaACAGTAAAGTAAATACTAGTCCGAACAATGTGAAGTATAAAGCTCAGTAAATCTCTATATGACAATGCTAGAAATGTATGAAAATGCACCGTGTgctcccactctcaagtgctcaaccactcgctGCCGCATATGGCCATTCAGTCCAGGGAagtccatcccggaatatatacaacaCTGACGGCAAGTCAACTGGTACTGAGGAACAACGGTAATTCAAACCTGGgaagaaatccatctccaggtatcaatacTTTGGACAAAActatgtccagggaaatccatctctcggccatcactctccagtctcacacacacgggctcacaatgccatgaaacttgccagaaacaatgatatgatgtggcAAATAATAACAACTcagactgagacatgatatgatatgcatgaaATAGattgagtacagaatatcaatgaaactaatgagatgacagcaagaaacgaccaatGGATCTCAACAGTATTGGCGTGAAGCCCTAAAATGACAATTAGCATGATTTATAGTTCATTTCCTTAATCATatagtcacaacacatatatcaacaagaaagagtcactaagcggtgccacGGAATGaaccaggccacaattctcacggtgcacacccacacgcccgttactTGGCATTTGTTACACCTCAAtataaatcacataacacgtagttcAGAGTcttgaaccctcagaaccaagtttggaagagttacttacctcaaaccaagccaaaTCCTACTCCGCTACGCCTTTGCCTCAGAAATCGGCCCCGaaacgtcccgaatctaaccaaaagcaatacaatgcaatcaatataggccaaggaatcaattccacacgaAAAactataaattcaatccaaaatcccgaaattcacccaAACCCTTCCCCTGGGCCtgcatctcggaatccgataaaaataacaaaactagaaactccttccactcacaagttcatatatacaaaatttatcaaaatccgactccaTTTGACCCCTTAAATCCTcaatcaaaactctccaaaacacAAGCCCTAGCCCCTTCTACTTCTCCCCCAATTCCCACTAATTCCATGATTAAACAGTAGGAAAATCATAACAAACACAAATAATAaagcccaagtagcttacctcacTGATACCCCTCGATTTCCTCTTGAAAATCACTACCCAAAGCTCAAAACCAGGCAAACAAttgtgaagaattggcaaaaatcgCGAAAGGTCTAATTTatacttctgcccaggcatttccgcacctgcggcaaaATTCatgcacctgcgggaccgcacctgcagtccaaATGCCGCATCTCCGCATTTCACCTAAAGCCCCAGCTTTCGCACCTATGCCCCAAGCCTCACACATgtaggctcgcagatgcggtccaacaTCCACTCCTGCGGCCCTTCTCCACTTCTGCGGTCCATTTTCACTTCTGCGGACCTCGCACCCGCGGTCcctaatccgcaggtgcggaaataacaGAAGCAGCAGTTTCAGCTGCTCAAACAAATTTCCAACTCTTCAGCTagccatccgaattcatcccgaggccgtcgggacctcaaccaaaaattcCAACCAGTCACATACCAacattcaaacttattcaaaccttcagaacacttgaaacaacataaaaacaccaaatcaccctcgggttcaagcctaagaactttaaATTTCCCAATTCCGcaaatgatgccgaaacctatcaaacctcattcgaatgacctgaaactttgcacaaacgtcacaaatgacactacagacCTACTCAATTTCGAGAATTTCattcctaccccgatatcaaaatttccactaccgaccgagAAATGCCAAATTTCCGATTTcctcatttcaagcctaaatctaccacatacctccaaattacattccgaacatgcttctaagtccaaaatcacctaacgaaacaATCTGAACCATAAAAATCCCAATCCGTGATCGTTTA includes these proteins:
- the LOC107816645 gene encoding epidermis-specific secreted glycoprotein EP1-like precursor, which gives rise to MSPSLPTTLVASLFLFCQIFSSIAQVPVENTFKFVNEGELGPFVVEYQADYRVFSGIFTNPFQFCFYNTTPNAWTLALRMGTVRSESLMRWVWEANRGNPVKENATFSLGTDGNLVLAEANGRIAWQTNTAKKGVTGFKLLPNGNFVLHNSKGKFIWQSFDHPTDTLLVGQSLRLSGPNKLVSRASMKKNVNGPYSLEVKPKIFGIYNRTKLAVELAWFDFKNSTLESIKLNSGNQRVKLDYRLAKSTTRNSHVMAFTKINTTLTYLRLEIDGNLKAYTFYEDKEEDRFRWRVTYNML